A genome region from Microbacterium terricola includes the following:
- a CDS encoding metalloregulator ArsR/SmtB family transcription factor codes for MDSVVEAPALTVLADPTRARILQLIRDADDGRGLVGRLAEQLGLRQPTVSHHMAALHAEGLVVREPEGRRVWYSINPEQADRVAALLGAPSAPTEEPDWERVVDDLTARYRGTFNRQTVARYLSDSRDRLATRGDAIPLRASRTATFTVTRLDDLARAEQHTGTPSVLFVCVQNAGRSQLAAGILRHLAGDAVTVRTAGSAPAGEVRAVIVTALDEIGVTVGGEFPKPLTDEAVKAADVVVTMGCGDACPIYPGRRYLDWDLEEPVGKSLSTVRQIRDDIDRRVRALLVELTEPDAT; via the coding sequence ATGGATTCGGTGGTCGAGGCGCCCGCGCTGACGGTGCTGGCCGATCCGACCCGCGCCCGCATCCTCCAACTGATCCGCGACGCCGACGACGGGCGCGGCCTGGTGGGTCGGCTCGCTGAACAGCTCGGGCTGCGCCAGCCCACTGTCAGCCACCACATGGCCGCGCTTCATGCCGAGGGCTTGGTCGTGCGCGAGCCGGAGGGGCGTCGGGTCTGGTACTCGATCAACCCCGAGCAAGCCGACCGTGTCGCCGCCCTGCTCGGTGCGCCGTCGGCTCCGACGGAGGAGCCGGATTGGGAGCGAGTCGTTGACGACCTGACCGCCCGCTATCGGGGCACATTCAACCGGCAGACGGTCGCCCGCTATCTGAGTGACTCCCGCGATCGCCTCGCCACTCGCGGCGACGCGATTCCGCTGCGGGCATCGCGGACCGCGACGTTCACCGTGACCCGACTCGACGACCTGGCACGCGCGGAACAGCACACCGGCACCCCGTCGGTGCTGTTCGTCTGCGTGCAGAATGCCGGGCGGTCGCAGCTCGCCGCCGGCATCCTCCGCCACCTCGCCGGCGACGCGGTGACGGTCCGCACCGCCGGGTCGGCACCCGCCGGTGAGGTGCGGGCCGTGATCGTGACGGCCCTCGATGAGATCGGTGTCACCGTGGGCGGGGAGTTCCCCAAACCGCTCACCGACGAGGCCGTCAAGGCCGCGGACGTCGTGGTCACGATGGGGTGCGGCGACGCCTGCCCGATCTATCCCGGCCGTCGATATCTGGACTGGGACCTCGAGGAGCCGGTCGGCAAGTCCCTGAGCACCGTCCGGCAGATTCGCGACGACATCGACCGACGCGTTCGCGCGCTCCTCGTGGAGCTGACCGAACCTGACGCCACCTGA
- a CDS encoding ArsR/SmtB family transcription factor: MATMLELTDASPRVACCAPLVKQPLAQADAEQLAVTLKALADPARLRLLSIVASSENSEACVCDLIDPIGLSQPTVSHHLKVLTEAGFLTRSKRGTWAYYRLVPGTLQQVSALLISE, encoded by the coding sequence ATGGCCACGATGCTCGAGCTCACTGACGCCTCCCCCAGGGTCGCGTGTTGCGCGCCATTGGTGAAGCAGCCCCTCGCTCAGGCCGACGCCGAACAGCTCGCCGTGACACTCAAGGCGCTCGCAGATCCGGCCCGACTCCGGCTGCTGTCCATCGTCGCCTCCAGCGAGAACAGCGAGGCCTGCGTGTGCGACCTCATCGACCCGATCGGCCTCTCCCAGCCCACCGTCTCGCACCACCTCAAGGTGCTCACCGAGGCCGGCTTCCTCACGAGGTCCAAGCGCGGCACCTGGGCCTACTACCGCCTCGTTCCCGGGACACTTCAGCAGGTATCCGCGCTGCTGATCAGCGAGTAG
- a CDS encoding Type 1 glutamine amidotransferase-like domain-containing protein, with the protein MSLHLIGGGATTVADAPLHAPFVAEAVQRAGHAGRARPRIAVISLHPEAAEKAVALGELLTEAASGAAIEVHLTAGRPGEPIGLDAIADVDGIAVGGGVVEDVRAGLEPVFGEVRRLVADGVPYLGVSAGAMIAAEGSLGGGSRIGDVVVSPEEPGEPGDELEIEAGIGLVDVAIEVHVVQRGMLSRMVAAVESGLIAGGLGIDERTALIVGEGGLRVEGAGSVWRVLPTEGGVLVSTIGV; encoded by the coding sequence ATGAGCCTGCACCTCATCGGCGGCGGCGCGACCACCGTCGCGGATGCCCCGCTGCATGCGCCGTTCGTCGCCGAAGCGGTGCAGCGCGCCGGCCACGCCGGCCGCGCGCGGCCGCGCATCGCCGTGATCTCGCTGCACCCCGAGGCCGCAGAGAAGGCCGTGGCGCTCGGCGAGCTTCTGACAGAGGCCGCATCGGGAGCCGCGATCGAGGTGCACCTGACCGCGGGGCGGCCAGGGGAGCCGATCGGGCTCGACGCGATCGCTGACGTCGATGGCATCGCGGTGGGCGGTGGCGTCGTCGAGGACGTGCGAGCCGGCCTCGAGCCGGTATTCGGCGAGGTGCGCCGGCTGGTCGCCGACGGTGTGCCCTACCTCGGCGTCTCGGCCGGCGCGATGATCGCGGCGGAGGGGTCGCTCGGCGGCGGTTCTCGCATCGGCGACGTGGTCGTCTCACCCGAGGAGCCCGGCGAGCCAGGCGACGAACTGGAGATCGAGGCCGGCATCGGCCTCGTCGACGTGGCTATCGAGGTCCATGTTGTCCAGCGGGGGATGCTGTCCCGAATGGTCGCCGCGGTCGAGTCCGGGCTGATCGCGGGCGGGCTCGGCATCGACGAGCGCACAGCCCTGATCGTGGGCGAGGGCGGGCTGCGGGTCGAAGGCGCGGGCAGCGTCTGGCGGGTGCTGCCGACCGAGGGTGGCGTGCTGGTCTCCACGATCGGCGTGTGA
- a CDS encoding GMC oxidoreductase, whose product MSSHPTIAIVGSGPIGSAYARVLIEAVPDAHVVMFEAGPQLTAIPGESVRNIPDPDEKERAREMSQGPQAGALRESLGIPAGVVVEGMFTARQGTHLIDFGGQGSGHAETFAAAAASTNVGGMGAHWTCATPSPAFSEKIPFISDDEWDDLLDAAKDLLHVQDAAFADSAVGEGIRSLLEEEFGAELPEGYGPSTLPVAGDPQPDGTMRWAGADVVLGPLVDPTSPLSQRFELHDLSLVRRVEVENGRAVGVSVEDLRSRETRFVPADLVVVAADAFRSPQLLWASGIRPSALGRYLTEHPVVISTVAVDAEKIGRFATEDDLDAEIERRSVNPADPVAAVNRIPFSEPDHPFSLQVMYAESPPFPLDPAHPAAGNRWGYVNMGYGMRKRPRVDDGVTFDDDELDYRGFPNMTIEYALTEAENAEIAAATERLRRAGNALGEFIAEPRLLPNGSSLHYMGTTRIGVADDGTSVADPWSRVWGVDGLLVGGNGTIPTANAMNPTLMSVAIAVRGARKAAEPLR is encoded by the coding sequence ATGTCATCCCACCCCACCATCGCCATCGTCGGCAGCGGTCCGATCGGCTCGGCCTACGCCCGAGTCCTCATCGAAGCCGTGCCGGACGCGCATGTGGTGATGTTCGAAGCCGGGCCCCAGCTCACCGCGATCCCTGGTGAGAGCGTGCGCAACATCCCCGACCCCGATGAGAAGGAGCGCGCACGCGAGATGTCGCAGGGACCGCAGGCCGGTGCTCTGCGAGAGTCGCTCGGAATCCCGGCGGGCGTGGTCGTGGAGGGTATGTTCACCGCCCGCCAAGGAACGCATCTGATCGATTTCGGGGGCCAAGGGTCGGGTCACGCGGAGACCTTCGCCGCTGCGGCCGCATCCACCAACGTCGGGGGTATGGGCGCGCATTGGACGTGCGCGACGCCGTCGCCGGCGTTCAGCGAGAAGATCCCGTTCATTTCCGACGACGAATGGGACGACCTCCTCGACGCGGCCAAGGATCTGCTGCACGTGCAGGATGCTGCTTTCGCCGATTCCGCGGTCGGCGAAGGCATCCGCTCGCTGCTCGAGGAGGAGTTCGGCGCCGAACTGCCGGAGGGGTACGGGCCGAGCACGCTCCCGGTGGCCGGCGATCCGCAGCCCGACGGCACGATGCGCTGGGCCGGCGCCGATGTCGTGCTCGGCCCGCTCGTCGATCCCACGTCGCCCCTCAGCCAGCGGTTCGAGTTGCATGACCTGTCGCTCGTCCGTCGCGTCGAAGTCGAGAACGGTCGGGCGGTCGGCGTGAGCGTCGAGGACCTGCGCTCGCGCGAGACACGCTTCGTGCCCGCCGACCTGGTCGTCGTGGCTGCCGACGCGTTCCGATCTCCGCAGCTGCTCTGGGCCTCCGGCATCCGCCCATCCGCACTCGGCCGATACCTCACCGAGCATCCGGTCGTCATCTCCACCGTCGCCGTCGATGCCGAGAAGATCGGACGATTCGCCACCGAAGACGACCTGGACGCGGAGATCGAGCGCCGCTCGGTGAACCCTGCCGATCCGGTCGCCGCCGTGAACCGGATCCCGTTCTCCGAACCCGATCACCCCTTCTCGCTGCAGGTCATGTACGCCGAGAGCCCGCCGTTCCCGCTGGATCCCGCTCATCCGGCGGCCGGCAACCGCTGGGGCTACGTCAACATGGGTTACGGCATGCGCAAGCGTCCGCGCGTCGACGACGGTGTGACGTTCGACGACGACGAGCTGGACTACCGCGGCTTTCCCAACATGACGATCGAGTACGCGCTCACCGAGGCCGAGAACGCAGAGATCGCGGCGGCCACCGAGCGCCTGCGTCGTGCCGGCAACGCCCTGGGCGAGTTCATCGCCGAGCCTCGCCTGCTTCCCAACGGTTCGAGTCTGCATTACATGGGGACGACACGGATCGGAGTGGCCGACGACGGCACCTCGGTCGCGGACCCGTGGTCACGGGTGTGGGGCGTCGACGGGCTGCTCGTGGGCGGTAACGGCACCATCCCCACCGCGAACGCGATGAATCCGACATTGATGAGTGTGGCCATCGCCGTGCGCGGGGCGCGCAAGGCGGCGGAGCCGCTTCGTTGA
- a CDS encoding GNAT family N-acetyltransferase has translation MTEIRHLVPADWPEVESILAAGIAGGEATFETDTPSWEQFDSGKIHDPRLVAVDDAGVVVGWAAASPVSTRAAYRGVIEHSVYIHPDHHAQGIGGRLLAAFIAAADEAGYWTIQSSIFPENTPSLRLHEHAGFRVVGRRERIARSRLGPHAGQWRDTVLVERRSTRNDPAHISSE, from the coding sequence ATGACCGAGATCAGGCACCTGGTGCCCGCGGACTGGCCCGAGGTGGAGAGCATCCTCGCTGCGGGGATCGCCGGCGGGGAGGCAACGTTCGAGACCGACACGCCGAGCTGGGAGCAGTTCGACTCGGGGAAGATCCACGACCCACGCCTGGTCGCCGTCGACGACGCAGGCGTCGTGGTCGGGTGGGCGGCAGCGTCACCGGTGTCGACGCGCGCGGCATACCGCGGCGTGATCGAGCACTCCGTCTACATCCACCCCGACCACCACGCGCAGGGCATCGGCGGACGCCTGCTCGCCGCGTTCATCGCCGCCGCGGACGAGGCCGGATACTGGACGATCCAGTCCAGCATCTTTCCGGAGAACACCCCCAGCCTGCGCCTCCACGAACATGCCGGCTTCCGAGTTGTCGGCCGACGGGAACGGATCGCCCGCTCCCGTCTCGGCCCCCACGCAGGTCAGTGGCGGGACACCGTGCTGGTCGAGCGCCGTTCCACTCGCAACGACCCCGCTCACATCTCCTCCGAATAG
- a CDS encoding SDR family NAD(P)-dependent oxidoreductase has protein sequence MDLGLSGKVAVVTGASKGIGLAITQGLVAEGARVVAGARSSTPELDELVSSGAVLFESVDLSEADAPARLVARTAEFGGLDILVNNVGAVAFRFEGFLSITDDDWLDTLNLSFLAAVRTTRAALPLLLERGGGNVVTIGSVNAFLPDPPVVDYSAAKAAVWNLSKSLSKEFGAQNIRFNTISPGPVATQLWLGEHGVAATAAKNLGVDIDTARDQVVASQGGFSTGRFTQPSEVADLALILASNRAGNVTGADFLIDGGLVKTL, from the coding sequence ATGGATCTGGGATTATCCGGCAAGGTCGCTGTCGTCACGGGAGCGAGCAAGGGAATCGGGCTCGCGATCACTCAGGGGCTGGTGGCCGAGGGTGCACGCGTCGTCGCCGGTGCGCGGTCCTCGACGCCGGAGCTCGATGAACTCGTGTCGAGCGGCGCCGTCCTGTTCGAGAGCGTCGACCTCTCCGAGGCGGACGCACCGGCCCGCCTCGTCGCGCGGACTGCGGAATTCGGCGGGCTGGACATCCTCGTCAACAACGTCGGAGCCGTCGCCTTCCGCTTCGAGGGCTTCCTCTCGATCACCGACGACGACTGGCTCGACACTCTCAACCTGAGCTTCCTGGCCGCGGTGCGCACGACCCGGGCCGCACTCCCACTGCTCCTCGAGCGTGGCGGCGGCAACGTGGTGACGATCGGCTCGGTCAACGCGTTCCTGCCTGACCCGCCGGTGGTCGACTACTCCGCAGCCAAGGCCGCGGTCTGGAACCTGTCGAAGTCGCTGTCCAAGGAGTTCGGCGCTCAGAACATCCGCTTCAACACGATCAGCCCTGGCCCGGTCGCGACGCAGCTCTGGCTCGGCGAGCACGGGGTGGCTGCGACGGCCGCGAAGAACCTCGGGGTCGACATCGACACGGCACGCGACCAGGTGGTCGCCAGCCAGGGGGGCTTCTCGACCGGCAGGTTCACGCAGCCCTCCGAGGTCGCCGACTTGGCGCTGATCCTGGCCAGCAACCGTGCCGGCAACGTCACCGGGGCGGACTTCCTCATCGACGGCGGCCTCGTCAAGACTCTCTGA
- a CDS encoding SDR family NAD(P)-dependent oxidoreductase produces MSSAAPSSSPGFDGTTVVVTGAAGGQGLAAALLLAEAGAHVIATDIADAAPALRGTGVDYRRLDVTDEGAWNGLAEDLASALLGHPLRGLVNNAGITHRTRLGETARADWDRVIAVNLTGPMLGMQALAPLMSAGSSIVNIGSSAALNAHYPVAYTSSKWGLRGLTHVAATEYGPRGIRVNIVHPGFIGTPMTAHAPTAMRETQLALTPLERTGTADEVARVVVFLLSDAAAYISGAEIPVDGGTTSSGGTKVMSDRIRHPRIRG; encoded by the coding sequence GTGAGCAGCGCTGCGCCTTCTTCCTCGCCCGGCTTCGACGGGACGACGGTCGTGGTCACCGGCGCGGCCGGAGGCCAAGGACTCGCCGCTGCCCTGCTGCTCGCGGAAGCCGGTGCTCACGTGATCGCGACGGACATCGCGGATGCCGCGCCCGCGCTCCGTGGAACCGGCGTCGATTACCGGCGACTCGATGTGACCGACGAGGGCGCCTGGAACGGCCTCGCCGAGGATCTCGCGTCGGCACTCCTCGGGCACCCGCTCCGGGGGCTGGTGAACAACGCGGGGATCACCCACCGCACCCGACTCGGCGAAACCGCCCGCGCGGACTGGGATCGGGTGATCGCCGTCAACCTGACCGGGCCGATGCTGGGCATGCAGGCGCTCGCACCCCTGATGTCCGCCGGATCCTCGATTGTGAACATCGGATCGTCCGCGGCACTGAATGCCCACTACCCCGTTGCGTACACGTCGAGCAAATGGGGCTTGCGAGGCCTCACACATGTCGCCGCTACGGAATACGGGCCGCGCGGCATCAGGGTCAACATCGTGCACCCCGGCTTCATCGGAACGCCGATGACGGCGCACGCGCCGACTGCCATGCGCGAGACGCAACTGGCGCTGACCCCGCTCGAGCGCACCGGCACCGCGGACGAGGTGGCGCGCGTCGTCGTCTTCCTGCTCTCGGACGCGGCTGCCTACATCTCGGGGGCCGAGATCCCGGTGGACGGCGGCACCACGTCTTCTGGCGGCACGAAGGTCATGTCGGATCGGATCCGCCACCCTCGTATCCGTGGGTAG
- a CDS encoding NAD(P)-binding domain-containing protein, translated as MTLLDLTPRVATSDRLATLPVLIIGAGPIGLAGAANLAERGIDFQILEAGDRVGAAIRLWGHTRLFSPWRHLIDPASRRLLDSTGWVGPVDEGKAPTGHELVDEYLTALAAVPVIGSRIRFGARVLAVTREGMDRTRTLGRENAPFLLRVQAADGQTEEVTGRAVIDASGTYGTPNPLGSTGLEPLGIDQVADRIIHALPDVLGADRALFAGKHTTVVGAGHSAANTLIALAELTKTALGTRVTWLIRNRAAARVSASPEDELADRARLGSRVDRLVGSDAIERVDSFEIARVQRRADGIRLIGRRHGEEATHDTDLVVNATGFRPDLGMLREIRLELDEIVEAPKLLAPLIDPNLHSCGTVSPHGFAELRHPDPGFFVVGMKSYGRAPTFLLATGYEQVRSVTAWVDGDMRAATTVQLTLPATGVCSTGPTGAGSCC; from the coding sequence ATGACACTCCTTGACCTGACGCCCCGAGTCGCGACCAGCGATCGGCTGGCGACGCTTCCGGTCCTGATCATCGGCGCCGGCCCGATCGGTCTGGCCGGGGCTGCGAACCTTGCGGAGCGCGGGATCGACTTCCAGATCCTCGAGGCCGGTGACAGGGTCGGCGCGGCGATCCGGCTCTGGGGTCACACGCGCCTCTTCTCTCCCTGGCGCCATCTGATCGACCCGGCGTCCCGTCGCCTCCTCGACTCCACCGGCTGGGTCGGGCCCGTCGACGAGGGGAAGGCTCCGACCGGGCACGAACTCGTCGATGAATATCTGACCGCGCTTGCTGCGGTCCCGGTGATCGGGTCGCGGATCAGGTTCGGCGCCCGAGTGCTCGCCGTCACGCGGGAGGGGATGGATCGCACCCGCACCCTCGGGCGGGAGAACGCCCCATTCCTCCTCCGCGTTCAGGCGGCCGACGGGCAGACCGAGGAGGTGACCGGGCGCGCGGTCATCGATGCATCCGGCACCTACGGCACCCCGAACCCGTTGGGCTCGACCGGTCTGGAACCCCTCGGCATCGATCAGGTCGCGGATCGCATCATCCACGCCCTCCCCGACGTCCTCGGGGCCGACCGTGCCCTGTTCGCGGGAAAGCACACGACGGTGGTCGGTGCCGGGCATTCCGCCGCGAACACCCTCATCGCGCTCGCCGAGCTCACGAAGACCGCGCTCGGGACACGGGTGACCTGGTTGATTCGGAACCGGGCAGCAGCCCGTGTCTCCGCGTCGCCCGAGGACGAGCTCGCCGATCGGGCGCGGCTGGGTTCACGGGTCGATCGGCTGGTGGGCAGCGATGCGATCGAGCGCGTCGACTCGTTCGAGATCGCGCGCGTGCAGCGCCGCGCCGACGGGATCCGGCTGATCGGACGACGTCACGGCGAGGAGGCGACCCACGACACGGACCTGGTGGTGAATGCGACCGGGTTCCGGCCGGACCTGGGCATGCTGAGGGAGATTCGGCTCGAGTTGGACGAGATCGTCGAGGCGCCGAAGCTGTTGGCGCCGCTCATTGACCCGAACCTGCACTCATGCGGGACGGTCTCTCCGCACGGGTTCGCCGAGCTGCGGCATCCGGATCCGGGGTTCTTCGTGGTGGGCATGAAGTCCTACGGCCGCGCACCGACCTTCCTGCTCGCCACCGGCTACGAGCAGGTTCGCTCGGTCACCGCCTGGGTCGACGGGGATATGCGCGCCGCGACCACCGTGCAGCTGACACTGCCCGCGACCGGGGTCTGCTCGACTGGCCCGACCGGAGCGGGATCCTGCTGCTGA
- a CDS encoding LysM peptidoglycan-binding domain-containing protein, whose product MSRAVTIAAATGAVVIICLAALSAPAIVATWAAVSPFVDTAASALASPSPSSPPGAADEESDPASSDPDVLNPEQEGAIVLTLQQKEGPGDCEASAMITTPWHTQGNEPVELRGELTDMGATEFAGGPVGYNADGLIESYTVQPGDTLIGIGERFCIDFVTVGVYNHRFGSSEIQPGDVLVLRPDPTAPWTP is encoded by the coding sequence ATGAGCCGCGCCGTCACGATCGCCGCAGCCACCGGCGCCGTGGTCATCATCTGTCTGGCCGCGCTCTCCGCTCCTGCGATCGTCGCGACCTGGGCGGCCGTCAGCCCATTCGTCGACACTGCAGCATCCGCTCTCGCCTCCCCGTCGCCGTCGTCTCCGCCGGGCGCGGCGGACGAGGAGAGCGACCCAGCCTCGTCCGACCCGGACGTGCTGAACCCTGAGCAGGAGGGCGCGATCGTCCTCACCCTTCAGCAGAAGGAAGGTCCCGGCGACTGCGAAGCCAGTGCGATGATCACGACCCCCTGGCACACGCAGGGGAATGAGCCGGTCGAGCTGCGGGGCGAACTGACGGACATGGGCGCGACCGAGTTCGCGGGCGGTCCCGTCGGGTACAACGCTGACGGGCTGATCGAGTCCTACACCGTTCAGCCCGGCGACACCCTCATCGGGATCGGCGAGCGCTTCTGCATCGACTTCGTCACCGTCGGCGTCTACAACCACCGCTTCGGCTCCTCGGAGATCCAGCCAGGCGATGTCCTCGTGCTCCGCCCGGACCCCACAGCACCGTGGACCCCGTGA
- a CDS encoding arsenate reductase ArsC: MSEKPTVLFVCVHNAGRSQMAAGYLQSMADGRIDVLSAGSEPKDQINPVAVTAMAEEGIDIASNTPRLLTVDAVRESDVVITMGCGDACPIFPGKRYEDWQLDDPAGQDVDTVRRIRNEIRTRVEALISELLPARPSV, translated from the coding sequence ATGAGTGAGAAGCCCACCGTCCTGTTCGTCTGCGTACACAACGCCGGCCGTTCCCAGATGGCTGCCGGGTACCTGCAGTCGATGGCAGACGGGCGGATCGATGTGCTCTCCGCCGGCTCCGAGCCCAAGGACCAGATCAACCCGGTCGCGGTGACCGCGATGGCTGAGGAAGGAATCGACATCGCCTCGAACACCCCGAGACTGCTCACCGTCGACGCCGTGCGCGAGTCGGACGTCGTGATCACGATGGGATGCGGCGACGCCTGCCCGATCTTCCCCGGCAAGCGCTACGAGGATTGGCAGCTGGATGACCCGGCTGGACAGGACGTCGACACCGTTCGCCGCATCCGCAACGAGATCCGCACGCGGGTGGAAGCACTGATCAGCGAGCTGCTGCCGGCCCGGCCGTCCGTATGA
- a CDS encoding helix-turn-helix domain-containing protein, with protein sequence MPAPRPLGDYLRARRELLHPADVGLQPGVGLRRVPGLRRSEVAALAAISTEYYVKLEQGQETRPTDQVLDALSRALKLDATASSYLRSLARLVGRPADAGTPPAVERTRWLIDSWPMTAAMILTRHSDIVAVNPLMGTLIDGYRVGRNALVVLLLDGGMRELYLDWEGLSMRSIALFRSRTGLDLDDPRVQELVEEMTQGSARFRELWHRHDIGGMTAGTHPMRHPAAGHLSLQYAHLPLVGTDDYSLFLYYAEPGTATESALADLASGR encoded by the coding sequence ATGCCTGCGCCTCGCCCATTGGGCGACTATCTGAGAGCCCGTCGCGAGCTCCTCCATCCTGCCGATGTGGGCCTGCAGCCCGGCGTCGGATTGCGCAGGGTCCCCGGGCTCCGACGATCCGAGGTCGCCGCGCTCGCCGCCATCAGCACCGAGTACTACGTCAAGCTCGAGCAGGGTCAGGAGACGCGCCCGACCGATCAGGTGCTGGACGCGCTCTCTCGAGCCCTGAAGCTCGACGCGACCGCGAGTTCCTATCTGCGCTCGCTCGCCCGTCTGGTCGGCAGGCCTGCCGACGCCGGCACGCCGCCCGCGGTGGAGCGCACGCGATGGCTCATCGACTCGTGGCCGATGACGGCGGCGATGATCCTCACCCGCCACTCCGACATCGTGGCCGTCAATCCCCTCATGGGCACCCTGATCGACGGGTACCGAGTCGGTCGCAACGCCTTGGTCGTGCTGCTGCTCGACGGAGGGATGCGGGAGCTCTACCTGGACTGGGAGGGGCTCAGCATGCGCTCGATCGCGCTCTTCCGTTCCCGGACCGGGCTCGACCTGGACGACCCTCGGGTGCAGGAGCTGGTGGAGGAGATGACACAGGGGAGCGCTCGTTTCCGAGAGCTGTGGCATCGCCACGACATCGGAGGGATGACGGCGGGCACGCATCCGATGCGGCACCCCGCCGCGGGGCATCTCTCGCTGCAGTACGCGCACCTCCCGCTCGTCGGCACAGACGATTATTCGCTGTTCCTGTACTACGCCGAGCCGGGCACAGCGACGGAGAGCGCGCTCGCCGACCTGGCGTCAGGGAGGTAG
- a CDS encoding ester cyclase — MREWYAEYLDACNRHDLDDIRSFLDPAVRRAHLPGGVDAWINDLADLFHGFPDWRWRRIQLIVEDDRVAAHVRASGTHLGPFRGIAPTRRHANVAEFAMYRVTNRRIVEFSGTDPIELLALLQP, encoded by the coding sequence ATGCGCGAGTGGTACGCCGAGTACCTCGACGCCTGCAATCGTCACGACCTGGACGACATCCGATCATTCCTCGACCCGGCCGTGCGCCGTGCCCACCTGCCCGGTGGAGTCGATGCCTGGATCAACGACCTCGCCGACCTGTTCCACGGCTTCCCCGACTGGCGGTGGCGCCGCATCCAGCTCATCGTCGAAGACGATCGTGTGGCGGCGCACGTGCGCGCGAGCGGAACACACCTCGGCCCGTTCCGCGGCATCGCGCCGACTCGACGACACGCGAACGTCGCCGAGTTCGCAATGTACCGAGTCACGAACCGGCGGATCGTGGAGTTCTCCGGTACCGATCCGATCGAACTCCTCGCGCTGCTGCAACCGTAG